A section of the Anabaena cylindrica PCC 7122 genome encodes:
- a CDS encoding NADH-quinone oxidoreductase subunit M encodes MLSVLIWLPIVGAAIIGFLPDRIIPKKRVRLVSLTLSFLVLLWNIFILLKFDINTPGMQFSEYLPWNETLGLSYHLGVDGLSILMLVLNSLLTWIAIYSSSQDTERPRLFYSMVLLVSGGVSGAFLAQNLLLFFLFYELELIPFYLLISIWGGEKRAYAGMKFLIYTAVSGALILATFLGIVWLSGSHSFALDAVSTQNISAGMQLLLLIGIILGFGIKIPLIPFHTWLPDAYVEASAPIAILLGGVLAKLGTYGLLRFGFGLFPQAWNIVAPTLAIWGAITAIYGSVIAIAQKDIKRMVAYSSIGHMGYILLAAASSTKLALVGAVAQMFSHGIILAILFHLVGVIETKVGTRELDKLNGLMSPIRGLPLISALLVLGGMASAGIPGLTGFIAEFIVFQGSFATFPLPTLLCVASSGLTAVYFVILLNRTCFGRLNNDLAYYPRVIWAEKIPALILASLILFLGVQPTWLVRWSETTTTAMVAAIPTPEKTVISQVASK; translated from the coding sequence ATGCTAAGTGTTTTAATCTGGTTGCCAATTGTTGGCGCGGCAATTATCGGATTTTTACCAGATAGAATTATTCCTAAAAAGAGAGTTAGACTGGTATCGTTAACCCTGTCATTTTTAGTTCTCTTGTGGAATATTTTTATTCTGCTGAAGTTTGATATCAATACTCCAGGGATGCAATTTTCAGAATATTTACCTTGGAATGAAACTTTGGGTTTAAGTTATCACTTAGGAGTTGATGGACTATCAATATTAATGTTGGTATTAAATAGCTTATTAACTTGGATAGCTATTTACAGCAGTAGTCAAGACACAGAACGCCCCCGACTTTTTTATTCAATGGTTTTATTAGTCAGTGGTGGTGTGTCTGGTGCATTTTTAGCTCAAAACTTACTGCTTTTCTTTCTGTTTTATGAACTCGAATTAATCCCCTTTTATTTATTAATTTCCATTTGGGGAGGAGAAAAACGAGCCTATGCAGGAATGAAATTTCTGATTTATACAGCAGTTTCTGGGGCATTAATTCTGGCAACATTTTTGGGTATAGTATGGTTAAGTGGTTCTCATAGTTTTGCCTTAGATGCAGTTTCTACCCAAAACATTTCTGCTGGAATGCAACTGTTATTGTTAATAGGAATAATTTTAGGTTTTGGCATCAAAATTCCTTTAATTCCTTTCCATACCTGGCTACCTGATGCTTACGTTGAAGCTTCTGCACCTATTGCTATTTTATTAGGTGGAGTATTAGCAAAATTAGGAACCTATGGACTATTGCGGTTTGGGTTTGGTTTATTTCCCCAAGCGTGGAATATAGTTGCACCAACATTAGCCATTTGGGGTGCTATCACTGCAATTTATGGGTCAGTAATAGCGATCGCGCAAAAAGACATCAAACGCATGGTAGCATATAGTTCCATCGGACACATGGGTTATATTCTCCTAGCAGCAGCCTCTAGTACCAAACTAGCCTTAGTTGGTGCAGTCGCGCAAATGTTCAGTCACGGAATTATTCTCGCTATCCTCTTTCATCTAGTCGGTGTCATTGAGACTAAAGTTGGCACAAGAGAACTAGATAAACTCAACGGACTAATGAGTCCCATACGCGGCTTACCCCTCATCAGTGCCTTACTAGTTCTTGGTGGCATGGCCAGCGCAGGTATTCCTGGTTTAACAGGCTTTATTGCCGAATTTATTGTTTTTCAAGGCAGTTTTGCTACCTTTCCTCTACCGACATTACTATGCGTAGCTTCCTCCGGTTTAACTGCTGTTTACTTCGTTATTCTCCTCAACCGTACCTGTTTTGGTAGACTCAACAATGACTTAGCCTATTATCCTAGAGTCATTTGGGCAGAAAAAATACCCGCATTAATATTAGCCTCCCTGATTCTTTTCTTAGGAGTACAACCCACCTGGTTAGTGCGTTGGAGTGAAACCACAACTACCGCAATGGTAGCTGCTATTCCTACCCCTGAAAAAACCGTAATTTCACAAGTGGCATCGAAGTAA
- a CDS encoding CO2 hydration protein: MVQTPDKPITKLPPSKHEFAEIIHRLEAGGSMLPDTPENLMQIIGIYKAYAVPMDFYWRDLLYIAERVFLNPLPAFKYFLPQEYLDLHNHYAGDDADLRIWRGVATAHPELLAFMEKGETTKMPKILHHLFHDRINMEFAEACMQAMLWHRKMYAPVNQFDAYLDSEEYKANADKAIKAYFKNNPLMLGLYKLFPDMFLEQCRMMSYYSNLGLFWEVMAPVFFEMSDIYDEGGFKGVPDAMNFLVNGIFAIAGRPIYHHLYVDGECYEIIPKSKGFTWLYEAALPYVEAVFYRTAPFRGTKSYNAQAKQVPDDQKDFHYGILYADVFPVGTAGIPPTLLMQDMLHFLPQYLVDYYKQHCRGEDDMLIQLGVTFQRSMYNVTSAVIQALRTALLYPLDDPNPKHLQANREFFEMQLNRFTRADYGMRDAAKLRSIQSQDYR, encoded by the coding sequence ATGGTACAAACTCCAGATAAACCAATCACCAAACTACCTCCATCAAAGCACGAATTTGCAGAAATAATTCATCGTCTAGAAGCTGGTGGTTCAATGCTGCCAGATACACCGGAAAACTTAATGCAAATTATCGGTATTTATAAAGCCTATGCTGTACCAATGGACTTTTATTGGCGCGACTTGCTTTATATTGCCGAAAGAGTATTTTTAAATCCTCTTCCTGCCTTTAAATACTTCTTACCTCAAGAATATTTAGACTTACATAACCATTATGCAGGTGATGATGCAGATTTAAGAATTTGGCGTGGTGTCGCTACCGCACATCCTGAACTTTTGGCATTTATGGAAAAAGGTGAAACCACCAAAATGCCAAAAATCTTACATCATTTATTCCATGATAGAATTAACATGGAATTTGCTGAAGCTTGTATGCAAGCAATGTTGTGGCATCGCAAAATGTACGCCCCAGTTAATCAATTCGATGCCTATTTAGATTCAGAAGAATATAAAGCCAACGCCGATAAAGCAATTAAAGCCTACTTCAAAAATAATCCTTTAATGTTAGGACTTTATAAACTGTTTCCAGATATGTTTTTGGAACAATGCCGAATGATGTCCTATTATTCTAATTTAGGACTTTTTTGGGAAGTAATGGCACCGGTATTTTTTGAAATGTCGGATATTTATGATGAAGGCGGTTTTAAAGGTGTTCCTGATGCCATGAATTTCTTGGTTAATGGTATCTTTGCTATTGCCGGTCGTCCCATTTATCATCATCTTTATGTTGATGGTGAATGTTATGAAATTATCCCTAAATCTAAAGGTTTTACTTGGTTATATGAGGCAGCTTTACCTTATGTAGAAGCTGTATTTTACCGGACTGCACCGTTCCGAGGTACAAAATCATATAATGCCCAAGCTAAACAAGTTCCAGATGACCAAAAAGACTTTCATTATGGCATTCTTTATGCTGATGTTTTCCCTGTAGGAACTGCGGGTATTCCTCCCACATTATTAATGCAGGATATGTTGCATTTTCTCCCGCAATATCTTGTTGATTATTATAAACAACATTGTCGCGGTGAAGATGATATGTTGATTCAGTTGGGTGTGACTTTCCAACGTTCAATGTATAATGTTACGTCTGCGGTAATTCAAGCTTTAAGAACTGCACTTTTATATCCGCTAGATGATCCAAATCCCAAGCATTTACAGGCAAATCGTGAGTTTTTTGAAATGCAGTTAAATCGCTTTACTCGTGCTGATTATGGTATGCGTGATGCGGCGAAGTTGCGGAGTATTCAAAGTCAGGATTATAGATGA
- a CDS encoding NAD(P)H-quinone oxidoreductase subunit F, producing the protein MFESLLETVWLVPCYALLGGILALPWSPGIIRRTGSRPAGYVNLVMTFFSLLHSVLAFTATWNHPAKEVLIPWLSTVGLNLTINLELSSISVGALIIITGLNFLAQVYAVGYMERDWGWGRFYSLLGLFEAGLCALALCNNLFFSYVILEILTLGTYLLVGLWFSQPLVVTGARDAFLTKRVGDLFLLMGVLGLWTLAGTWDYQDLAIWAQTAKVDQTIITLVCLALIAGPMGKCAQFPLHLWLDEAMEGPVPSTILRNSVVVASGAWVLIKLQPVFSLSPVASSAMVGIGTVTAIGGSLIAIAQIDIKRCLSYSVSAYMGLVFIAVGTQQDEAALLLVLTHALSAALLVMSTGNIILNNITQDVTQLGGLWSRRPISGLAFIVGTLGLIAFPPLGSFWALVKLADGLWETQPWLVGIIIAVNGLTAFSLTREFSLIFGGKAKQMSERSPEVIWLMVLPMMVLFGFVLHLPLVLQSLSLLPDWAILNKDVVLLLIWSSIFGCSISGVIYLGNIAKPIRLPWKGLQDLLAYDFYTPKLYKVTIIFGVAQLSKFADMVDRFVVDGIVNFVGLFSLLGGESLKYSTNGQTQFYAFTILLGVGILGAWMTWPFWGIQFIDLIF; encoded by the coding sequence ATGTTTGAGTCACTGCTAGAGACCGTTTGGTTGGTCCCTTGCTATGCTTTATTAGGTGGTATTTTAGCTTTACCTTGGTCGCCGGGTATTATTCGTCGTACAGGATCAAGACCAGCAGGTTACGTCAATTTAGTGATGACGTTCTTCTCTCTTTTGCATTCGGTCTTAGCATTTACAGCTACCTGGAATCATCCAGCAAAAGAAGTATTGATACCTTGGTTATCCACAGTTGGATTAAATCTAACTATTAATTTAGAACTGTCTTCTATTAGTGTTGGTGCATTAATTATCATCACCGGTTTAAATTTTCTTGCCCAAGTATATGCTGTGGGCTACATGGAAAGGGACTGGGGTTGGGGACGGTTTTATTCTTTATTGGGATTATTTGAAGCTGGTTTGTGTGCCTTAGCTTTATGTAATAATCTGTTTTTCAGTTATGTAATTCTAGAAATTCTTACCCTGGGAACTTATCTATTAGTGGGTTTATGGTTCAGTCAACCTCTGGTTGTGACTGGGGCGCGAGATGCATTTTTAACCAAACGGGTTGGTGACTTATTCTTGCTAATGGGAGTTTTGGGACTATGGACTTTAGCCGGAACTTGGGACTATCAAGACTTAGCAATATGGGCGCAAACTGCAAAAGTAGACCAGACAATTATTACCTTAGTTTGTTTGGCTTTAATTGCTGGGCCAATGGGTAAATGCGCCCAGTTTCCCTTGCATTTGTGGTTAGATGAAGCGATGGAAGGGCCTGTTCCCAGTACCATTTTGCGGAACTCGGTGGTAGTAGCGAGTGGTGCATGGGTGCTGATTAAATTGCAACCTGTGTTTAGTTTATCCCCTGTAGCTTCTTCTGCAATGGTAGGTATTGGTACAGTGACAGCTATTGGAGGTTCATTAATAGCGATCGCTCAAATTGACATCAAACGCTGTTTATCTTATTCTGTCAGTGCTTACATGGGACTGGTATTCATCGCTGTAGGCACACAACAAGATGAAGCAGCATTATTATTAGTCCTCACTCATGCTTTATCTGCTGCACTTTTAGTCATGAGTACTGGAAACATCATCTTAAACAACATCACCCAAGATGTGACCCAACTTGGTGGTTTATGGTCACGTCGTCCCATTTCCGGTTTAGCATTTATTGTGGGTACATTAGGGTTAATTGCTTTCCCCCCTTTAGGCAGTTTTTGGGCATTAGTAAAATTAGCTGATGGGTTATGGGAAACTCAACCTTGGTTAGTGGGAATTATTATTGCTGTCAATGGCTTAACTGCCTTTAGTTTAACCAGAGAATTCAGTTTAATATTTGGTGGTAAAGCCAAACAAATGAGTGAACGTTCCCCCGAAGTTATTTGGTTGATGGTTTTACCAATGATGGTTTTATTTGGCTTTGTTTTACATCTGCCTTTGGTGTTGCAAAGTTTATCTTTATTACCTGATTGGGCAATATTAAATAAAGATGTAGTACTGCTTTTAATTTGGTCTAGTATCTTTGGTTGCAGTATTAGCGGTGTCATTTATTTAGGTAACATTGCTAAACCAATACGCTTGCCGTGGAAAGGTTTACAAGATTTACTAGCTTACGACTTTTACACCCCCAAACTTTACAAGGTCACTATAATTTTCGGAGTTGCTCAACTTTCTAAATTTGCCGATATGGTTGATCGCTTCGTCGTTGACGGCATCGTCAATTTTGTGGGTTTGTTTTCTCTATTGGGTGGGGAAAGTTTAAAATACAGCACTAATGGACAAACTCAATTTTATGCATTCACAATTTTATTGGGAGTTGGCATTTTAGGTGCATGGATGACATGGCCTTTTTGGGGTATTCAGTTCATAGATTTAATTTTTTAA
- a CDS encoding endonuclease domain-containing protein, with the protein MPIQKNLLQSNFHLPYNPKLIERAKELRKNMTPAEKKLWNEYLKNFKFRVFRQRPIDNFIVDFYCPSLKLVIEVDGDSHFTPEGKNYDMERTEMLKGYGLKMMRFTNNDVLKNFAGVCGIIEELIASSNNL; encoded by the coding sequence ATGCCAATACAAAAAAACTTACTTCAATCAAATTTTCACTTACCCTACAACCCAAAACTTATAGAAAGGGCAAAAGAACTGAGAAAAAACATGACACCAGCAGAGAAAAAGCTGTGGAATGAATACTTAAAAAACTTTAAATTTCGCGTTTTTAGACAAAGACCTATTGATAATTTTATTGTTGACTTTTACTGTCCAAGTTTGAAATTAGTGATTGAAGTAGATGGTGATAGCCATTTCACGCCCGAAGGTAAAAATTATGATATGGAAAGAACAGAGATGTTAAAGGGTTATGGGTTAAAGATGATGAGATTTACAAATAATGATGTGTTGAAAAATTTTGCCGGTGTATGTGGAATTATAGAAGAATTAATCGCTTCTTCCAACAATCTTTAG
- a CDS encoding MBOAT family O-acyltransferase — protein MLLLFSIPYFTVRYVAKSLNLWRGIFDTVGLVSMSLFLFLNASKSSFIIFICEIIFNYAMVWLMLRQEKWQAKAIATIVVVIDVAILAYFKYLNFFVEDVLGLVIPGLATNWQSKSIPGMGSIPPGLSFYTFQMVAFVVDSYKSAKKQPIAALDYVNFVSFFPQVVAGPIERRADFFPQIENFQFKFTLDNFESGFRWLSLGLFMKFVLADNISPYIKVDQVDNPWLVWFFAFLFTLQIYFDFGGYSFIALGLAKFLGVNLTLNFLAPYTSQSINEFWRRWHVTLSTWFRDYVFLPLMGKNMKLAPFYLFITFTLSGFWHGAAWNFIIWGAYHGLLLLVLRYAGRPFYKFLGQQKFLMPQFISWALTFGSIILGCLFFMETNTLRLVEKLKVLVTPGNYSLSNLGEALTFFNGNGAAALVLTLVLSIGLLLMEQIGVWRQGETEYDLLISPWVSRVLLVLTILFAANTPSPFIYFEF, from the coding sequence GTGCTACTGCTATTTAGCATCCCTTATTTTACAGTCCGTTATGTTGCCAAGTCTTTGAACCTGTGGAGAGGTATTTTCGACACAGTTGGCTTGGTATCAATGTCGTTGTTCTTGTTTCTCAACGCTTCCAAGTCTAGTTTTATCATCTTTATCTGCGAAATTATTTTCAACTACGCGATGGTGTGGTTGATGTTGAGGCAAGAAAAATGGCAAGCTAAAGCGATCGCTACGATTGTAGTAGTTATAGATGTTGCTATCCTCGCCTATTTCAAATACCTGAACTTTTTTGTTGAAGATGTTTTGGGCTTAGTCATACCAGGATTGGCAACAAATTGGCAATCAAAGTCTATCCCTGGTATGGGTTCTATCCCTCCTGGATTGTCGTTTTATACTTTCCAGATGGTGGCATTTGTGGTTGATTCCTACAAAAGCGCCAAAAAACAACCCATTGCAGCTTTAGATTACGTCAACTTTGTCTCCTTTTTCCCCCAAGTTGTCGCAGGGCCAATCGAACGTCGGGCTGATTTCTTTCCCCAGATTGAAAACTTTCAGTTCAAATTTACACTTGATAACTTTGAATCTGGTTTTCGATGGCTATCTCTAGGACTATTTATGAAGTTTGTCCTAGCTGACAATATTTCACCATACATCAAAGTAGATCAAGTTGATAATCCTTGGTTAGTCTGGTTTTTTGCCTTTTTATTTACGCTGCAAATTTATTTTGATTTTGGTGGATATAGTTTTATAGCCTTGGGTTTAGCAAAATTTTTAGGTGTTAACTTAACCCTGAATTTCCTCGCTCCCTATACTTCCCAGAGTATTAACGAGTTTTGGCGCAGATGGCACGTCACTCTCAGCACTTGGTTTCGGGACTATGTTTTTCTACCTTTAATGGGTAAAAACATGAAATTAGCGCCATTCTATTTATTTATTACATTTACCCTATCTGGTTTTTGGCATGGAGCAGCCTGGAACTTCATTATTTGGGGAGCTTATCATGGACTACTGCTGTTAGTACTGCGTTATGCAGGAAGACCTTTTTATAAATTTTTAGGACAGCAAAAATTCCTCATGCCTCAGTTCATTTCCTGGGCTTTGACCTTTGGATCTATCATTTTAGGATGTTTGTTTTTTATGGAAACCAATACTTTGCGGTTAGTAGAAAAACTGAAAGTTTTGGTAACTCCTGGGAATTATTCTTTATCTAACTTGGGTGAAGCTTTGACATTCTTTAATGGGAATGGAGCAGCAGCTTTAGTATTAACTTTAGTGCTGTCTATAGGACTATTGTTAATGGAACAAATTGGAGTTTGGCGACAAGGAGAAACTGAATATGATTTATTAATTTCTCCTTGGGTATCGCGGGTGCTTTTAGTGCTGACTATTTTATTTGCGGCTAATACACCTTCACCGTTTATTTACTTTGAGTTCTAG
- a CDS encoding NAD(P)/FAD-dependent oxidoreductase, which produces MYEIKDKIPQKGKLKQPYPLRICILGGGFGGLYTALELGKIAQIRQPDYEITLIEKRAHFLFTPLLYEVVTGELHNGEIAPTYKKLLSDSQAQFYQAEIQGVDLENQLVNLQNGEILTYDYLVLAVGKETRLDVVPGATKYARTFRTLADAEYLKNRLQFLEASNIPLIRIAIAGAGPNGVEIACKLADRLKKRGEIRLIDRGNEILKTFSKGSRTASYRALVKRGVRIELDTNIEAIKPDAIIVNHHGTTHKFQTDLVLWTGGNQSIEWVKNLNCQHNQQGQLIATPTLQLAGYPNVFVLGDLAEIRDIQGNESPATAQAAFQQAPCAARNIRAKITGRKLKPFSYLHLGEMLTLGIKNAVVYSFGITLDGNLARIIRRGVYIQRLPTLKHKLQVAKRWIFGKMKK; this is translated from the coding sequence ATGTATGAAATAAAAGACAAAATTCCTCAAAAAGGTAAGCTAAAACAACCGTATCCGTTGCGGATTTGCATTTTAGGTGGTGGGTTTGGTGGGCTATATACGGCTTTAGAATTAGGAAAAATTGCTCAAATTCGTCAGCCTGATTATGAGATTACTTTAATTGAAAAACGAGCGCATTTCTTATTTACTCCTTTACTTTATGAAGTCGTAACAGGAGAATTACATAATGGCGAAATTGCCCCAACTTATAAAAAATTGCTTTCAGATAGTCAAGCTCAATTTTATCAGGCAGAAATTCAAGGTGTTGACTTAGAAAACCAATTAGTAAACTTGCAAAATGGAGAAATACTAACTTATGATTATTTAGTATTAGCTGTTGGCAAAGAAACAAGATTAGATGTAGTCCCAGGTGCAACAAAATATGCTCGCACCTTTCGCACTTTGGCTGATGCTGAATATTTAAAAAACCGATTGCAGTTTTTGGAAGCATCGAATATACCATTAATTCGGATAGCTATAGCTGGAGCAGGCCCCAATGGTGTAGAAATAGCTTGTAAATTGGCAGATAGGCTCAAAAAACGCGGAGAAATTCGCTTAATTGACAGAGGAAATGAAATACTTAAAACCTTCTCTAAAGGTAGTCGTACTGCATCATATAGAGCTTTAGTTAAACGGGGTGTGAGAATAGAATTAGACACCAATATCGAAGCTATCAAACCTGATGCAATTATTGTTAATCATCACGGTACAACTCATAAATTTCAGACAGATTTAGTGTTGTGGACAGGAGGAAATCAATCAATTGAATGGGTAAAAAATCTAAATTGTCAACATAATCAACAAGGACAATTAATTGCTACACCAACTTTGCAACTAGCAGGATATCCAAATGTATTTGTCTTAGGAGATTTGGCAGAAATTCGAGATATTCAAGGTAACGAATCTCCTGCTACAGCCCAAGCAGCCTTTCAACAAGCTCCCTGTGCGGCTCGTAATATCCGGGCAAAAATCACAGGACGTAAATTAAAGCCATTTAGTTACTTACACCTGGGAGAAATGCTGACATTAGGTATTAAGAATGCTGTAGTTTATAGCTTTGGTATCACCTTAGATGGTAATCTAGCTCGCATTATTCGCCGAGGAGTGTATATTCAACGTTTACCAACTCTCAAACATAAACTTCAAGTAGCTAAAAGGTGGATATTTGGAAAAATGAAAAAATAG
- a CDS encoding carbonic anhydrase, with protein sequence MNIKHQKNYLSRRNLLQLGTGAIGTGVALSVASNLVTPEVATAQNITNPDEAIKALLDGNDRFANRKRRYKNQGYTRLQEVAKGQKPFASILGCADSRVPAEIVFDQGLGDLFVCRVAGNIAVPEEIGSLEYGSLVLGSKVILVLGHERCGAVDATLKGEEVPGQIGKLIEAIKPGVEKSKGQPGDKLENACKANILVQIENLKSSPVLSELINAKKLKIVGGYYDLDTGKVSLVS encoded by the coding sequence GTGAACATCAAACATCAAAAAAACTATCTTTCACGTCGAAATTTACTCCAATTAGGTACAGGTGCAATTGGGACTGGAGTTGCTTTAAGCGTAGCTTCCAACTTAGTTACACCTGAAGTGGCTACAGCCCAAAATATTACTAACCCTGACGAAGCAATCAAAGCATTACTGGATGGTAATGATAGATTTGCCAATAGAAAGCGGCGCTATAAAAATCAAGGTTATACACGCTTACAGGAAGTTGCCAAAGGTCAAAAACCCTTTGCTTCTATTCTTGGTTGTGCAGATTCTAGAGTACCCGCTGAAATAGTTTTTGACCAGGGATTAGGCGATTTATTTGTTTGTCGTGTTGCTGGTAATATTGCTGTTCCAGAAGAAATTGGTAGTTTAGAGTATGGCAGTTTAGTATTAGGTTCAAAAGTGATTCTTGTATTGGGACATGAAAGATGTGGTGCTGTAGATGCCACTCTTAAAGGTGAAGAAGTACCAGGACAAATTGGTAAATTAATAGAGGCAATTAAACCCGGAGTAGAAAAATCTAAAGGACAACCAGGAGATAAATTAGAGAACGCCTGTAAAGCTAACATTTTAGTGCAAATCGAAAACTTGAAATCATCACCAGTGTTATCTGAATTAATCAATGCCAAGAAACTCAAAATAGTTGGCGGTTATTACGACTTAGACACTGGTAAAGTCAGCTTAGTTAGTTAA
- a CDS encoding HTTM domain-containing protein, whose translation MTRFRDITAHYTDVGVLPRTLLKEIAKTGHWSLHAISGEPIFQVLLFAIATLMALLMLVGYRTRVAVIASWVLLISLHNRNPALIFAADDVLRALMFWAMFLPLGACYSLDSALNTSQRQLPERVLSGATFALMCQQCFIYIFSAAIKTKSPIWVDGSAVYYALSFDQYVTSFGHFLLNFQPILNIFTKITLVLEWIGPLVIFIPFRNSWFRLGAVLTFIGLHAGFALTLNIGIFPFLSIFSWLAFLPSSFWHSLEKRLQTPARQGLTIYFDRDCGFCKKVVHILRTLLILPGTPLLMAQEYPDIYADMEAYNSWVIEDWQGKRYFKFKGIAYVVSLSPIFKFLVPVLTWKPVMAGGTKFYEAIASNRKFAGNFTKPLKFRPLEVRKSRFLNILAVVLLIYALIWNISSYAPDLFKRKIWQNTEILGRVTRLDQSWSIFAPAPPRDDGWHIIPGSLKNGSEVDIFRGGSAVNWDKPSLGVRSAIYHNMQWRTYFINLNRAVGKKLYPLYGKYLCHVWNNQHKGSEKLEKFKIYFMDERTVPPGEKQTVEKKLTWEQSCSDIP comes from the coding sequence TTGACCCGCTTTAGAGATATTACCGCTCACTATACAGATGTCGGTGTTCTTCCCCGTACTTTACTCAAAGAAATCGCTAAAACTGGACATTGGTCTTTACACGCCATTAGTGGTGAACCGATTTTTCAGGTACTATTATTTGCGATCGCAACTTTGATGGCGCTTTTGATGTTAGTGGGTTATCGCACTAGAGTTGCTGTCATTGCTTCCTGGGTATTGCTCATCTCCCTCCACAATCGCAATCCAGCCCTAATTTTCGCTGCGGATGATGTCCTCCGCGCTCTCATGTTTTGGGCTATGTTCCTGCCTTTAGGAGCTTGTTATTCCCTTGATAGTGCGCTGAATACTTCTCAACGTCAGTTACCAGAAAGAGTGTTATCTGGTGCTACATTCGCTCTCATGTGTCAGCAGTGCTTTATTTATATCTTCTCAGCTGCAATTAAAACTAAAAGTCCCATTTGGGTTGATGGTAGCGCCGTTTATTATGCTTTGAGTTTTGACCAGTATGTTACTTCTTTTGGTCATTTTCTCCTTAATTTTCAGCCGATTTTAAATATCTTCACTAAAATTACTTTGGTGCTGGAATGGATTGGACCATTGGTGATATTCATTCCTTTTCGGAATAGCTGGTTTCGCTTGGGTGCAGTTCTGACTTTTATCGGACTTCACGCCGGATTTGCTTTAACTTTGAATATCGGCATTTTTCCATTTTTGAGTATTTTTAGTTGGTTAGCATTCCTCCCTAGTTCTTTTTGGCATAGTTTAGAAAAGCGGTTACAAACACCAGCACGTCAGGGTTTAACAATTTATTTTGATCGTGATTGTGGGTTTTGTAAAAAAGTAGTGCATATATTAAGAACGCTGTTGATTTTGCCAGGAACACCGTTATTAATGGCGCAGGAATACCCGGATATTTATGCTGATATGGAAGCGTATAATTCTTGGGTAATTGAAGATTGGCAAGGAAAGCGATATTTTAAGTTTAAAGGTATTGCTTATGTGGTGAGCTTGTCGCCGATATTTAAATTTTTAGTGCCTGTGTTGACTTGGAAACCTGTAATGGCAGGGGGTACAAAGTTTTATGAAGCGATCGCATCTAACCGTAAATTCGCTGGTAATTTCACTAAACCTTTGAAATTCCGTCCTCTGGAAGTTCGTAAATCTCGCTTTTTGAATATTTTGGCTGTGGTACTGTTAATCTACGCTTTGATTTGGAATATCAGTAGTTATGCTCCTGATTTATTCAAGCGGAAAATATGGCAAAATACAGAAATTCTTGGACGAGTTACACGACTTGATCAATCTTGGAGCATTTTTGCACCTGCACCCCCCAGAGATGATGGATGGCATATAATTCCTGGTAGTCTGAAAAATGGCAGCGAGGTAGATATTTTCCGAGGTGGGAGTGCTGTGAATTGGGATAAACCTAGCTTGGGTGTCAGAAGTGCTATTTATCACAATATGCAATGGCGCACTTACTTTATTAATCTCAATCGAGCAGTTGGTAAAAAGCTTTATCCTCTTTATGGAAAATATCTCTGTCACGTTTGGAATAATCAACATAAGGGTAGTGAAAAACTAGAGAAATTCAAAATTTACTTTATGGATGAGCGTACTGTTCCACCTGGTGAAAAGCAAACTGTAGAGAAAAAGCTCACTTGGGAACAGTCTTGTTCTGATATCCCTTAG